The following are encoded together in the Nocardioides okcheonensis genome:
- the rho gene encoding transcription termination factor Rho, translating to MTETPSAPAENVDSTTPDGPARKAARKSGGLSSMLLADLKSMAAGLGVAGAGSMKKAQLVEAIKAAQSGGPKQAERREAPQEKAPEKAPEKAPEKAPQEDEPVTRTTVRTRTRRQRQAEQAGESAEPAREQAEQKSEQKSEQQDRKGDKQDQKQQDQKQQDQKQDRKQQDQKQKQGKQQDRQQDRQQDRQQDRQQDRQQDRQQDRQQQDRQQDRQQDRQQQDQKQAQQQSQQQSQQQFDDDEDGEGGSRRNRRRRGRDRTAVRTGGRNEPDTTILEDDVLVPAAGILDVLENCAFVRTSGYLPGTEDVYLSLSMVRKYHLRRGDAVVGQVRQPREGERREKFNPMVRIDSVNGTEAEGAKERPEFGAATPVHPHQRLRLATDTDLVGKVIDIAAPVGKGQRGLVLTPPRTGATSLLQSVAQSVTTNNPECHVMVVLVDARPEEVTDFQRAVKGEVVASTFDRQPADHTLVAELAIERAKRLVELGHDVVVLIDSLTRLGRAYNLAAPASGRVLGGLVDASAVHPVKEFFGAARKVEDGGSLTILATVAVGSGSATDEFFLEELAGTENLELVLSAEKAAKGIVPAVDVAASGTRHEDRLLAPAEGAVVGDLRTQLAAAETPQAVAKVFGSR from the coding sequence GTGACCGAGACTCCCTCTGCTCCGGCGGAGAACGTTGACTCCACCACCCCCGACGGCCCGGCCAGGAAGGCCGCCAGGAAGTCCGGCGGGCTGAGCTCGATGCTGCTCGCCGACCTGAAGTCGATGGCCGCCGGCCTCGGGGTCGCCGGCGCCGGCTCGATGAAGAAGGCCCAGCTGGTCGAGGCGATCAAGGCCGCGCAGTCCGGCGGGCCGAAGCAGGCCGAGCGCCGCGAGGCGCCCCAGGAGAAGGCTCCGGAGAAGGCCCCGGAGAAGGCCCCGGAGAAGGCCCCGCAGGAGGACGAGCCGGTCACCCGGACCACCGTCCGCACCCGCACCCGGCGCCAGCGCCAGGCCGAGCAGGCGGGCGAGTCCGCCGAGCCGGCGCGCGAGCAGGCTGAGCAGAAGTCCGAGCAGAAGTCCGAGCAGCAGGACCGCAAGGGCGACAAGCAGGACCAGAAGCAGCAGGACCAGAAGCAGCAGGACCAGAAGCAGGACCGCAAGCAGCAGGACCAGAAGCAGAAGCAGGGCAAGCAGCAGGACCGGCAGCAGGACCGGCAGCAGGACCGGCAGCAGGACCGGCAGCAGGACCGGCAGCAGGACCGGCAGCAGGACCGCCAGCAGCAGGACCGGCAGCAGGACCGCCAGCAGGACCGCCAGCAGCAGGACCAGAAGCAGGCCCAGCAGCAGTCCCAGCAGCAGTCCCAGCAGCAGTTCGACGACGACGAGGACGGCGAGGGCGGCAGCCGCCGCAACCGCCGGCGCCGGGGCCGCGACCGCACCGCGGTGCGCACGGGCGGGCGCAACGAGCCCGACACCACGATCCTCGAGGACGACGTCCTGGTGCCGGCCGCCGGCATCCTCGACGTGCTGGAGAACTGCGCCTTCGTGCGCACCTCCGGCTACCTCCCCGGCACCGAGGACGTCTACCTGTCGCTCTCGATGGTCCGCAAGTACCACCTGCGTCGCGGCGACGCCGTCGTCGGGCAGGTGCGCCAGCCCCGCGAGGGCGAGCGCCGCGAGAAGTTCAACCCGATGGTCCGCATCGACAGCGTCAACGGCACCGAGGCCGAGGGCGCCAAGGAGCGCCCGGAGTTCGGCGCCGCGACCCCGGTCCACCCGCACCAGCGGCTGCGGCTGGCCACCGACACGGACCTCGTCGGCAAGGTGATCGACATCGCGGCGCCCGTCGGCAAGGGCCAGCGCGGCCTGGTCCTGACGCCGCCGCGGACCGGGGCGACGTCCCTGCTGCAGTCGGTGGCCCAGTCGGTCACGACCAACAACCCCGAGTGCCACGTGATGGTGGTGCTGGTCGACGCCCGCCCCGAGGAGGTCACCGACTTCCAGCGCGCGGTCAAGGGCGAGGTCGTCGCGTCCACGTTCGACCGGCAGCCGGCCGACCACACCCTCGTCGCCGAGCTCGCCATCGAGCGGGCCAAGCGGCTCGTCGAGCTGGGTCACGACGTCGTCGTGCTGATCGACTCGCTCACCCGCCTGGGCCGGGCCTACAACCTCGCCGCCCCGGCGAGCGGCCGGGTCCTGGGCGGGCTCGTGGACGCCTCCGCGGTGCACCCGGTCAAGGAGTTCTTCGGTGCCGCCCGCAAGGTCGAGGACGGCGGCTCGCTGACCATCCTCGCCACCGTCGCCGTGGGCAGCGGCTCGGCGACCGACGAGTTCTTCCTCGAGGAGCTCGCCGGCACCGAGAACCTCGAGCTCGTGCTGAGCGCGGAGAAGGCGGCGAAGGGCATCGTGCCCGCCGTCGACGTCGCCGCCTCCGGCACCCGGCACGAGGACCGGCTGCTCGCGCCGGCCGAGGGCGCGGTCGTCGGAGACCTCCGCACCCAGCTCGCGGCCGCCGAGACGCCGCAGGCCGTCGCGAAGGTCTTCGGCTCGCGCTGA
- the rpmE gene encoding 50S ribosomal protein L31: protein MKKDTHPEYVETAVTCTCGASFTTRSTATSGSIHADVCSQCHPFYTGKQKILDTGGRVARFESRYGKKAAAESK, encoded by the coding sequence ATGAAGAAGGACACCCACCCCGAGTACGTCGAGACGGCCGTGACCTGCACGTGCGGCGCGTCGTTCACGACCCGCAGCACCGCGACCTCCGGCTCGATCCACGCCGACGTCTGCTCGCAGTGCCACCCGTTCTACACCGGCAAGCAGAAGATCCTCGACACCGGCGGCCGCGTCGCCCGGTTCGAGTCCCGCTACGGCAAGAAGGCTGCTGCCGAGAGCAAGTAG
- the prfA gene encoding peptide chain release factor 1, giving the protein MFEAVEGMREEHAELEQRLALPETHADQRLAKQLNQRYAELSAVVTTWQDWRTLGDDVEAARELAADDPVFAQEAEELAARREVAAERLRRLLVPRDPADGKDALLEIKSGEGGEESALFAGDLLRMYSRFAEARGWAVEVLDATESDLGGYKSVTAAVKARGTVEPGQAPYALLKFEGGVHRVQRVPVTESQGRVHTSAAGVLVSPEAEPVDVTIDDNDLRIDVYRSSGPGGQSVNTTDSAVRITHLPTGIVASCQNEKSQLQNKESALRILRSRLLQAAQDAADAEASDARRSQVRTVDRSERIRTYNFPENRISDHRTGYKSYNLDQVLDGDLQPVLDSCVETDMAARLAALES; this is encoded by the coding sequence ATGTTCGAGGCCGTCGAGGGCATGCGCGAGGAGCACGCCGAGCTCGAGCAGCGCCTGGCGCTCCCGGAGACCCACGCCGACCAGCGCCTGGCCAAGCAGCTCAACCAGCGCTACGCCGAGCTGAGCGCCGTCGTCACGACGTGGCAGGACTGGCGCACGCTCGGCGACGACGTCGAGGCGGCCCGCGAGCTCGCCGCCGACGACCCGGTCTTCGCCCAGGAGGCCGAGGAGCTGGCCGCGCGCCGCGAGGTGGCGGCCGAGCGGCTGCGCCGGCTGCTGGTCCCGCGCGACCCCGCCGACGGCAAGGACGCCCTGCTCGAGATCAAGTCGGGGGAGGGCGGCGAGGAGTCGGCGCTCTTCGCCGGCGACCTGCTGCGGATGTACTCCCGGTTCGCCGAGGCCCGCGGCTGGGCCGTGGAGGTCCTCGACGCGACGGAGTCCGACCTCGGCGGCTACAAGTCCGTGACCGCGGCCGTCAAGGCGCGCGGCACGGTCGAGCCCGGTCAGGCCCCCTACGCGCTGCTCAAGTTCGAGGGCGGCGTCCACCGGGTGCAGCGGGTCCCGGTGACGGAGTCGCAGGGGCGCGTGCACACCTCGGCCGCCGGGGTGCTGGTGTCGCCCGAGGCGGAGCCGGTCGACGTCACGATCGACGACAACGACCTGCGCATCGACGTCTACCGCTCCAGCGGACCCGGCGGCCAGAGCGTCAACACGACCGACTCCGCCGTGCGCATCACCCACCTGCCCACCGGCATCGTGGCGAGCTGCCAGAACGAGAAGAGCCAGCTGCAGAACAAGGAGTCCGCGCTGCGCATCCTGCGCTCGCGGCTGCTCCAGGCGGCCCAGGACGCCGCAGACGCCGAGGCGAGCGACGCCCGCCGCTCGCAGGTGCGCACGGTCGACCGCTCCGAGCGGATCCGCACGTACAACTTCCCCGAGAACCGGATCTCCGACCACCGCACCGGCTACAAGTCCTACAACCTCGACCAGGTGCTCGACGGCGACCTCCAGCCGGTCCTCGACTCCTGCGTGGAGACCGACATGGCCGCGCGGCTCGCGGCCCTCGAGTCGTGA
- the prmC gene encoding peptide chain release factor N(5)-glutamine methyltransferase: MREVRRSAAERLRAAGVASPERDADLLLAHVLDVPLGRLPLVDRLDDAQQETYDALLARRAAREPLQHLTGSAAFRHVELAVGPGVFVPRPETELLAGWAVDAARALGRPAVVVDLCTGSGAIAKAVADEVPDALVHAVELDEGALAWAERNMAGTGVDLRHGDLATACEDLVGTVDVVVCNPPYVPLEAWESVATEARDHDPHLALFSGQDGLDAMRVLERRAAALLRPGGVVGAEHADVQGESAPAVFAATGRWSEVADHRDLAGRARYLTARRLDAHLR; this comes from the coding sequence ATGAGGGAGGTGCGCCGCAGCGCGGCGGAGCGGCTGCGTGCCGCCGGGGTGGCCTCGCCCGAGCGCGACGCCGACCTGCTGCTCGCCCACGTCCTCGACGTGCCGCTCGGCCGGTTGCCGCTGGTGGACCGCCTCGACGACGCCCAGCAGGAGACGTACGACGCCCTGCTCGCGCGCCGCGCGGCCCGCGAGCCGCTCCAGCACCTCACCGGCTCGGCGGCGTTCCGCCACGTCGAGCTGGCCGTCGGCCCGGGCGTCTTCGTCCCGCGGCCGGAGACCGAGCTGCTCGCCGGCTGGGCGGTCGACGCCGCCCGCGCGCTGGGCCGCCCCGCCGTGGTCGTCGACCTCTGCACCGGCTCGGGGGCGATCGCCAAGGCCGTCGCCGACGAGGTCCCGGACGCGCTGGTCCACGCCGTCGAGCTCGACGAGGGGGCGCTGGCGTGGGCCGAGCGCAACATGGCCGGCACCGGCGTGGACCTGCGCCACGGCGACCTCGCGACCGCCTGCGAGGACCTCGTCGGCACCGTCGACGTGGTGGTGTGCAACCCGCCCTACGTCCCGCTCGAGGCCTGGGAGTCGGTGGCGACCGAGGCCCGCGACCACGACCCGCACCTCGCCCTGTTCTCCGGCCAGGACGGCCTCGACGCGATGCGCGTCCTCGAGCGCCGCGCCGCCGCGCTGCTGCGGCCTGGGGGAGTGGTCGGGGCCGAGCACGCCGACGTCCAGGGGGAGTCCGCCCCGGCCGTCTTCGCGGCCACGGGCCGCTGGTCCGAGGTGGCCGACCACCGCGACCTCGCGGGTCGGGCTCGTTACCTGACCGCGCGCCGTCTTGACGCGCATCTCCGCTAG
- a CDS encoding L-threonylcarbamoyladenylate synthase has protein sequence MHTSTPEEREAAVTAAAAAVRRGELVVIPTDTVYGIAADAFSHDAVQDLLDAKGRGREMPPPVLVSAATTLDALAEGVPAWARTLVERFWPGPLTVVCRQQGSLMWDLGETRGTVAVRMPDDEVALAVLERTGPLAVSSANLTGRPAATDAASAEEMLGDRVAVIVDAGTSPGGEASTIVDTTVPEGRVLRLGALSLEVLNEALAEHGVVLAEQE, from the coding sequence ATGCACACGTCGACGCCCGAGGAGCGCGAGGCGGCGGTGACCGCCGCCGCTGCCGCCGTACGCCGCGGGGAGCTGGTGGTGATCCCCACCGACACCGTCTACGGCATCGCCGCGGACGCGTTCTCCCACGACGCCGTGCAGGACCTCCTCGACGCCAAGGGCCGCGGGCGCGAGATGCCGCCGCCGGTGCTGGTGTCGGCCGCGACCACCCTCGACGCCCTGGCCGAGGGGGTCCCCGCGTGGGCGCGGACCCTGGTCGAGCGCTTCTGGCCGGGTCCGCTGACGGTGGTCTGCCGCCAGCAGGGCTCCCTCATGTGGGACCTCGGCGAGACCCGTGGAACGGTCGCGGTGCGGATGCCCGACGACGAGGTGGCGCTCGCCGTCCTCGAGCGCACCGGCCCCCTCGCGGTGAGCTCCGCCAACCTGACGGGCCGTCCGGCCGCCACCGACGCCGCCTCCGCCGAGGAGATGCTCGGCGACCGGGTGGCCGTCATCGTCGACGCCGGCACCTCGCCCGGTGGCGAGGCGTCGACCATCGTCGACACCACCGTGCCCGAGGGACGCGTGCTGCGCCTCGGCGCCCTGTCCCTCGAGGTGCTCAACGAGGCCCTCGCCGAGCACGGCGTGGTGCTCGCCGAGCAGGAATAG
- a CDS encoding MraY family glycosyltransferase, with protein sequence MREYLLVFLVALSVTYLLTVVAREIALRTGAVAQVRDRDVHAEPIPYLGGLAMLGGLCAAYLVAQRLPFLSRSDPVVFDDAGVVLLAGALVCAVGVIDDIFELDALTKLGGQVLAAGLLVALGVRFWFFPGADGTQFVLDDAQGSVLTLVVVIGTMNAVNFVDGLDGLAAGVVGIGAAAFFLYCYSASAQSNLTLATTGALLSAALAGSCAGFLPHNFHPARLFMGDSGSMLLGLVLSASALTLTGQFVGMPATGGNSLFVTVLPVLLPISLLMVPIVDLVLAVVRRTRAGRSPMSADKQHLHHRLLEIGHSQRRAVLIMWMWAFTIATGAVGVSLSTSPLVWGGLAAMLVLTVAMTFVLPKVHRPRKTGLGDTGLPENAAVEGREGAPEVLEEGPVSGPGRTL encoded by the coding sequence ATGCGGGAGTACCTCCTCGTCTTCCTGGTGGCGCTGTCGGTGACCTACCTGCTCACCGTCGTCGCCCGGGAGATCGCGCTCCGCACAGGGGCGGTCGCGCAGGTGCGTGACCGTGACGTGCACGCGGAGCCGATCCCGTACCTCGGCGGTCTCGCCATGCTCGGCGGCCTGTGCGCCGCCTACCTCGTCGCGCAGCGGCTGCCCTTCCTGTCCCGCAGCGACCCGGTCGTCTTCGACGACGCCGGGGTCGTGCTGCTCGCGGGCGCGCTGGTGTGCGCCGTGGGCGTCATCGACGACATCTTCGAGCTGGACGCGCTGACCAAGCTCGGCGGCCAGGTGCTGGCGGCCGGGCTGCTGGTGGCGCTCGGGGTGAGGTTCTGGTTCTTCCCGGGCGCGGACGGCACCCAGTTCGTCCTCGACGACGCCCAGGGCAGCGTGCTGACGCTGGTCGTGGTGATCGGCACGATGAACGCGGTCAACTTCGTCGACGGGCTCGACGGCCTCGCCGCGGGCGTCGTCGGCATCGGCGCCGCGGCGTTCTTCCTCTACTGCTACTCGGCGTCGGCCCAGAGCAACCTCACGCTCGCCACCACGGGGGCGCTGCTGAGCGCCGCCCTCGCCGGGTCGTGCGCCGGCTTCCTGCCGCACAACTTCCACCCCGCACGCCTGTTCATGGGCGACTCGGGCTCGATGCTCCTGGGCCTGGTGCTCTCGGCCAGCGCGCTCACCCTCACCGGCCAGTTCGTGGGGATGCCGGCGACCGGGGGCAACAGCCTCTTCGTCACGGTGCTCCCGGTGCTGCTGCCGATCTCGCTGCTGATGGTGCCGATCGTCGACCTGGTGCTCGCGGTCGTGCGCCGCACGCGGGCGGGGCGCTCGCCGATGAGCGCCGACAAGCAGCATCTGCACCACCGGCTGCTCGAGATCGGCCACTCCCAGCGCCGGGCGGTGCTGATCATGTGGATGTGGGCGTTCACCATCGCCACGGGCGCCGTCGGCGTGAGCCTGTCGACCAGCCCGCTCGTCTGGGGCGGGCTGGCTGCGATGCTGGTCCTCACCGTCGCGATGACCTTCGTGCTGCCCAAGGTGCACCGCCCCCGCAAGACCGGGCTGGGGGACACCGGACTGCCCGAGAACGCCGCCGTCGAGGGCCGCGAGGGGGCTCCCGAGGTGCTGGAGGAGGGCCCCGTTTCGGGCCCCGGCAGGACTTTGTGA
- the atpB gene encoding F0F1 ATP synthase subunit A, translating into MSITQPVAAEGGSGFHAPGPGSFELPPIFGDVTKPMALLALSAVIVFGFFYLASRNASLVPGRLQFAGEMVYGFVRNNMARDNIGSEHYMKFVPYLFTLFTFILVNNYYGVIPFLQFPSFSRIGFIVPLALLSWGIYVGAGIWKHGPLGYLKHATMPGGVKGPILLLLVPLEFFSNIIIRPVTLTLRLFGNMFAGHLLLILFATGGAALLTSGNVLYGAVGVLSFGLGIGVSFLEMLVMFLQAYVFTLLSSMYIGEALADEH; encoded by the coding sequence GTGAGCATCACCCAGCCTGTTGCGGCAGAGGGCGGTTCGGGCTTCCACGCCCCCGGTCCCGGAAGCTTCGAGCTGCCGCCGATCTTCGGTGACGTCACCAAGCCCATGGCGCTGCTGGCGCTGTCGGCCGTGATCGTGTTCGGCTTCTTCTACCTCGCCTCGCGCAACGCCTCGCTCGTCCCGGGCCGCCTGCAGTTCGCCGGCGAGATGGTCTACGGCTTCGTGCGCAACAACATGGCGCGCGACAACATCGGGTCCGAGCACTACATGAAGTTCGTGCCGTACCTCTTCACGCTGTTCACCTTCATCCTGGTGAACAACTACTACGGCGTGATCCCGTTCCTGCAGTTCCCGAGCTTCTCGCGCATCGGCTTCATCGTCCCGCTGGCGCTGCTCAGCTGGGGCATCTACGTCGGTGCCGGCATCTGGAAGCACGGCCCCCTCGGCTACCTCAAGCACGCCACCATGCCCGGCGGCGTCAAGGGCCCGATCCTGCTGCTGCTCGTGCCGCTGGAGTTCTTCTCCAACATCATCATCCGGCCCGTCACGCTCACGCTGCGTCTGTTCGGCAACATGTTCGCCGGCCACCTGCTGCTGATCCTGTTCGCCACCGGCGGCGCCGCGCTGCTCACCAGCGGCAACGTGCTCTACGGAGCCGTCGGGGTGCTCTCCTTCGGCCTCGGCATCGGCGTCAGCTTCCTCGAGATGCTGGTCATGTTCCTGCAGGCCTACGTCTTCACCCTGCTGTCCTCGATGTACATCGGCGAGGCCCTCGCCGACGAGCACTGA
- the atpE gene encoding ATP synthase F0 subunit C, whose amino-acid sequence MEGSINLVGLGLSAIGPGVGIGLIFAAFISGVARQPEAQSRLQSIAILGFVLAEALFIITVALAFVLPL is encoded by the coding sequence GTGGAAGGCTCCATCAACCTGGTCGGTCTCGGCCTGTCCGCCATCGGTCCCGGTGTCGGTATCGGCCTGATCTTCGCCGCCTTCATCTCCGGTGTTGCTCGCCAGCCCGAGGCCCAGAGCCGCCTGCAGTCGATCGCCATCCTTGGCTTCGTCCTCGCCGAGGCGCTCTTCATCATCACCGTCGCGCTCGCGTTCGTCCTGCCTCTCTGA
- a CDS encoding F0F1 ATP synthase subunit B — MDHIVLAAAEGETHSPVLPVWSEVILALIVFAILFVLMRKFVVPNFEKTFAERTQAIEGGLSAAESKQAEADAKLAELEKQLADARHEAARIREEAREQGAQIVAEMREQAQAESTRIVEHGKAQIEAERQQAVTSLRAEVGTLATGLAGRIVGESLEDEARQSRVVERFLADLEAQGSTTGSVN; from the coding sequence ATGGACCACATCGTCCTGGCGGCGGCGGAGGGGGAGACCCACAGCCCGGTTCTGCCGGTCTGGTCAGAGGTCATCCTCGCCCTGATCGTCTTCGCGATCCTCTTCGTGCTCATGCGCAAGTTCGTCGTCCCGAACTTCGAGAAGACGTTCGCCGAGCGCACCCAGGCCATCGAAGGTGGTCTGAGCGCGGCCGAGTCCAAGCAGGCCGAGGCCGACGCCAAGCTCGCCGAGCTCGAGAAGCAGCTCGCCGACGCCCGGCACGAGGCGGCGCGCATCCGCGAGGAGGCGCGCGAGCAGGGTGCCCAGATCGTCGCCGAGATGCGGGAGCAGGCCCAGGCCGAGTCCACCCGCATCGTCGAGCACGGCAAGGCGCAGATCGAGGCCGAGCGCCAGCAGGCGGTCACCTCGCTCCGTGCCGAGGTGGGCACGCTCGCGACCGGCCTGGCCGGTCGCATCGTGGGCGAGAGCCTGGAGGACGAGGCCCGTCAGAGCCGCGTCGTCGAGCGCTTCCTCGCCGACCTCGAGGCACAGGGCTCCACGACGGGGAGCGTCAACTGA
- a CDS encoding F0F1 ATP synthase subunit delta: MMRGASADAYAAAAGSLPGSGDLGTVAQDLFGTADLLRAEAGLRRVATDVSVPAEAKAGLVRDVLSGKVSPEALEVVTTAVSRRWTATRDLPDALEQLGVVALVRSTSSDAGRLEDELFAVGQLVQHDDGLRQALSDPARSRADKTALVRGLLADKVLPATLALVGQALSGTHRTITVALTEYQKVAAEVRDQGVATVRVARPLAAADRERLAATLSRTYGREVHLNVVVDPAVIGGIRVEIGDDVIDGTVSSRLDDAGRRLAG; encoded by the coding sequence ATGATGCGAGGTGCGTCCGCCGACGCCTACGCCGCAGCCGCCGGTTCCCTCCCCGGGTCCGGTGACCTCGGCACGGTCGCCCAGGACCTCTTCGGCACCGCGGACCTGCTCCGCGCCGAGGCGGGCCTTCGCCGGGTCGCCACCGACGTCTCGGTTCCGGCCGAGGCGAAGGCCGGCCTGGTCCGCGACGTGCTGTCGGGCAAGGTCTCGCCCGAGGCGCTCGAGGTGGTGACCACCGCCGTGTCGCGGCGGTGGACCGCCACGCGTGACCTGCCCGACGCCCTCGAGCAGCTCGGCGTGGTCGCCCTCGTGCGCTCCACGAGCAGCGACGCGGGACGTCTCGAGGACGAGCTGTTCGCGGTCGGCCAGCTCGTGCAGCACGACGACGGGCTGCGCCAGGCGCTGTCCGACCCGGCGCGCAGCCGGGCCGACAAGACCGCGCTCGTGCGCGGGCTGCTGGCCGACAAGGTGCTCCCGGCGACGCTCGCGCTCGTCGGCCAGGCGCTCTCCGGCACCCACCGGACGATCACGGTCGCGCTGACCGAGTACCAGAAGGTGGCCGCCGAGGTCCGCGACCAGGGCGTCGCCACCGTGCGCGTCGCCCGTCCGCTGGCCGCCGCCGACCGCGAGCGCCTGGCCGCGACGCTGTCGCGGACGTACGGTCGAGAGGTCCACCTCAACGTCGTCGTCGACCCCGCGGTCATCGGCGGCATCCGGGTCGAGATCGGCGACGACGTCATCGACGGGACGGTCTCCAGCCGGCTCGACGACGCCGGGCGCAGGCTCGCCGGCTGA
- the atpA gene encoding F0F1 ATP synthase subunit alpha, translating into MTELSIRPDEIRDALQRFVSDYKPESATTEEVGTVAEAADGIARVSGLPSVMANELLEFEDGTLGLALNLDTREVGVVVLGDFDKIEEGQTVRRTGEILSVPVGEGYLGRVVDPLGTPIDGLGDIASDERRALELQAPGVMVRKSVHEPLATGIKAIDALTPIGRGQRQLIIGDRATGKTTIAIDTIINQKANWESGDPDKQVRCIYVAIGQKGSTIASVRGALEEAGALEYTTIVASPASDSAGFKYLAPYTGSAIGQHWMYDGKHVLIVFDDLTKQAEAYRAVSLLLRRPPGREAYPGDVFYLHSRLLERCAKLSDDMGKGSMTGLPIIETKANDVSAFIPTNVISITDGQIFLQSDLFAANQRPAIDVGVSVSRVGGSAMTKAMKNVTGSLKVDLAQFRAMEAFAMFASDLDAASRQQLDRGQRLMALLKQPQYSPYPVEEMTVSLWTGTSGRLDKVPTDDVLRFENEFLDYLRRSHEGILAGIRESLKFEDSTEDQLAAAYDSFLDQFETSDGQSIKAGKEEHVALEDEDVEQEQIVKQKRG; encoded by the coding sequence ATGACGGAGCTGTCCATCCGTCCGGACGAGATCCGCGACGCTCTTCAGCGCTTCGTGTCGGACTACAAGCCCGAGTCGGCGACGACCGAAGAGGTCGGCACCGTGGCCGAGGCCGCGGACGGCATCGCCCGTGTCTCCGGCCTGCCCTCCGTGATGGCCAACGAGCTGCTCGAGTTCGAGGACGGCACGCTCGGCCTCGCGCTCAACCTCGACACCCGCGAGGTCGGTGTCGTGGTCCTCGGTGACTTCGACAAGATCGAGGAGGGCCAGACGGTCCGCCGCACCGGCGAGATCCTCTCGGTCCCCGTCGGCGAGGGCTACCTCGGCCGCGTGGTCGACCCGCTCGGCACCCCGATCGACGGCCTCGGCGACATCGCCTCCGACGAGCGGCGCGCGCTCGAGCTCCAGGCTCCCGGCGTGATGGTGCGCAAGTCGGTGCACGAGCCGCTCGCCACCGGCATCAAGGCCATCGACGCCCTGACGCCGATCGGCCGCGGCCAGCGCCAGCTCATCATCGGTGACCGCGCGACGGGCAAGACCACCATCGCGATCGACACGATCATCAACCAGAAGGCCAACTGGGAGTCCGGCGACCCGGACAAGCAGGTGCGCTGCATCTACGTCGCGATCGGCCAGAAGGGCTCGACCATCGCCTCGGTGCGTGGCGCCCTCGAGGAGGCCGGCGCCCTGGAGTACACGACCATCGTGGCCTCCCCGGCGTCCGACTCCGCCGGCTTCAAGTACCTCGCCCCCTACACCGGCTCGGCCATCGGCCAGCACTGGATGTACGACGGCAAGCACGTCCTGATCGTCTTCGACGACCTCACCAAGCAGGCCGAGGCCTACCGCGCCGTGTCGCTGCTGCTGCGCCGCCCGCCGGGCCGCGAGGCCTACCCGGGCGACGTGTTCTACCTGCACAGCCGGCTGCTCGAGCGCTGCGCGAAGCTCTCCGACGACATGGGCAAGGGCTCGATGACCGGCCTGCCGATCATCGAGACCAAGGCCAACGACGTGTCGGCGTTCATCCCGACCAACGTCATCTCGATCACCGACGGCCAGATCTTCCTCCAGTCGGACCTGTTCGCGGCCAACCAGCGCCCCGCCATCGACGTGGGTGTCTCGGTCTCGCGCGTGGGTGGCTCGGCGATGACGAAGGCGATGAAGAACGTCACCGGCTCGCTCAAGGTCGACCTGGCGCAGTTCCGCGCCATGGAGGCGTTCGCGATGTTCGCCTCCGACCTCGACGCCGCCTCGCGCCAGCAGCTCGACCGCGGCCAGCGCCTGATGGCGCTGCTCAAGCAGCCGCAGTACTCGCCGTACCCGGTCGAGGAGATGACCGTCTCCCTGTGGACCGGCACCTCGGGTCGCCTCGACAAGGTCCCGACCGACGACGTGCTGCGCTTCGAGAACGAGTTCCTCGACTACCTGCGCCGCAGCCACGAGGGCATCCTCGCCGGCATCCGCGAGTCGCTGAAGTTCGAGGACTCCACCGAGGACCAGCTCGCCGCTGCCTACGACTCCTTCCTCGACCAGTTCGAGACCTCCGACGGCCAGAGCATCAAGGCCGGCAAGGAAGAGCACGTCGCCCTCGAGGACGAGGACGTCGAGCAGGAGCAGATCGTCAAGCAGAAGCGGGGCTGA